The Fibrobacterota bacterium genome contains the following window.
CACCGACACCGGCACCGGAGAGACCTACCTCGGCACCCGCGCCATTGGTACAATGAGATGGAAAAGGTTAATTACCAGGGAGGCCTCATGGACGAACTCACAACCCTGCTGGATTTACTTTGGCGCGATTATAGCGCGATCAATCCGCAAGCGGAACGCATCCATGCCCTCCTCGAAGCCCGCGGAGAGACCCTACTCAACGACCACGTCGCCTTCCGCACCTTCGCCCATCCCGGACTCGGCATCGAAGTCTTGGCCGCCCCTTTCGTACGCCTGGGGTACGCGCCCGCGGGCGATTACCTGTTCCCCGAAAAGAAACTCACCGCCCGCCATTACCAGCATCCCGACGCGCGCCATCCCAAGGTCTTCATCAGCCAGATCCACATGGACCAGCTGAGCGGCGGCGCGCGATCCATGCTGCTCGGCCTCATCAACCGCATTCCCCCGGGGTTCACCGCCAAGCCGGGCTGGCTCGCGGCCGGGCGCCCATGGGTCATCGATCATTCCACCTACGAAGCCTTGGCGCGCGAAAGCGAATACGCCGCCTGGTTGTCCGCTTTCGGATTCCGGGCCAACCATTTCACGGTTTCCGCCAATGCCCTGCGGACCTTCCCGGGCCTGAAAGAATTAAACCTCTTCCTCAAAGCCAACGGATTCCGGCTGAACGCGGCCGGGGGCGAAATCAAGGGCTCGCCCGGAATCTACCTGGAGCAATCCTCGACCCTGGCCAATGAAGCCAGCGTCGATTTCGCCGGGGGACCGCGCGTGGTGCCGGGCTGCTACTACGAATTCGCGCGGCGCTACCCCATGCCGAACGGTAAGCTGTTCCAGGGTTTCAACGAGAAGTCGGCGGATAAGATCTTCGAGTCCACCGATCGCGGGACGCGCTAGCCCGCGAGGAACTTCGGAAGCCCGAGGATCCCGTAGATCCCGTCCGTGGTAATCCGGCTCTCTTCCAGCAATTCCGGATCGGCCAAGTCGGCGGGCAGCAGTCGATCGCGATAGCGCAATTCGATCCAAGCCCGCAAGCGGCCATAGGATTCCTCGGAAAACTTCACCCCCGCAGGCACGGCGGCCCATTCCTCCGAAGTCAATACCGCCCGCAAACGCAGGCACGCCGGGCCGCCCCCGTTGCGCATGCTCTGCCGCAGATCGGCGAACTCCACCCCGATGCCCTCGCGTTCGGCCAGGGCGGCAAGGTATTTACGCGTACGCAGCTCCTCCTCGCACTCCACGGCGGCCAAGAGCCGCATGGCGCCGCTCGGCAAGGTCAGCAACTGGCTATTGAACAGGTAGGTGGCCACAGCGGTAGACAGCGGGACTTCCCGCGCGGAAACCTCGATGATCCGCATGCCATCCCCGGCCAGGGCCCGGTACTTGCGGCGCAAATCGCGCAGGACCGCGATGCGATCGCGGAAGGCCGCTTCATGGCAGAACAGCGTTCCTTCGTTGCCGACCGCGATTACGTCGTTATGGAAAACGCCGGCGTCGATGGCCGCGGGATTTTGCGCCGCGAAGACGACCCGCGCCGGCGCCAGTCCATGCAGGCGCGCGACGGCTTCCGAAGCCTCGCT
Protein-coding sequences here:
- a CDS encoding DUF1338 domain-containing protein; this encodes MDELTTLLDLLWRDYSAINPQAERIHALLEARGETLLNDHVAFRTFAHPGLGIEVLAAPFVRLGYAPAGDYLFPEKKLTARHYQHPDARHPKVFISQIHMDQLSGGARSMLLGLINRIPPGFTAKPGWLAAGRPWVIDHSTYEALARESEYAAWLSAFGFRANHFTVSANALRTFPGLKELNLFLKANGFRLNAAGGEIKGSPGIYLEQSSTLANEASVDFAGGPRVVPGCYYEFARRYPMPNGKLFQGFNEKSADKIFESTDRGTR